In Pseudomonas fluorescens NCIMB 11764, a single window of DNA contains:
- the hemC gene encoding hydroxymethylbilane synthase has product MSSREIRIATRKSALALWQAEYVKARLEAAHPGLLVTLVPMVSRGDKLLDSPLSKIGGKGLFVKELETALLENEADIAVHSMKDVPMDFPEGLGLFCICEREDPRDAFVSNTYASLDELPQGSIVGTSSLRRQAQLLTRRPDLEIRFLRGNVNTRLAKLDAGEYDAIILAAAGLIRLGFEDRITSAISVDDSLPAGGQGAVGIECRSVDSEIHALLAPLHHQDTATRVTAERALNKHLNGGCQVPIACYAVLEGEQIWLRGLVGDPSGGLLLSAEARAPRSDAEALGVQVAEDLLNQGANDILKAVYGEAGHE; this is encoded by the coding sequence ATGTCCTCTCGCGAAATCCGCATCGCCACCCGCAAAAGTGCTCTCGCCCTGTGGCAGGCCGAATACGTCAAAGCCCGTCTTGAAGCGGCCCATCCGGGTCTGCTCGTGACACTGGTGCCCATGGTCAGTCGTGGCGACAAACTGCTGGACTCACCGCTGTCGAAAATCGGCGGCAAGGGGCTGTTCGTCAAGGAACTGGAAACGGCTCTACTGGAGAACGAAGCCGACATCGCCGTGCATTCGATGAAAGACGTGCCGATGGACTTCCCCGAAGGCCTCGGCCTGTTTTGCATCTGCGAGCGAGAAGACCCGCGTGATGCATTCGTCTCCAATACCTACGCCAGCCTGGACGAACTGCCGCAAGGCAGCATTGTCGGCACCTCCAGCCTGCGCCGTCAGGCCCAGTTGTTGACCCGTCGCCCGGACCTGGAAATCCGTTTCCTGCGCGGCAACGTCAACACGCGTCTGGCCAAGCTTGATGCCGGTGAATACGACGCCATCATTCTCGCGGCTGCCGGCCTGATTCGTCTGGGCTTCGAAGATCGAATCACCTCTGCCATCAGCGTCGATGACAGCCTGCCGGCCGGTGGCCAGGGTGCTGTCGGCATCGAATGCCGCTCCGTCGACAGCGAAATCCACGCTTTGCTGGCACCGCTGCACCATCAGGACACCGCCACCCGCGTGACGGCCGAACGTGCGCTCAACAAACATTTGAATGGCGGCTGTCAGGTGCCGATCGCCTGTTACGCCGTGCTGGAAGGCGAGCAGATCTGGTTGCGCGGTCTGGTGGGCGATCCGAGCGGCGGCCTGCTGCTCAGCGCCGAGGCCCGTGCGCCGCGCAGCGATGCCGAGGCCTTGGGTGTGCAAGTGGCCGAAGACCTGCTGAACCAGGGCGCCAATGACATTCTGAAAGCGGTCTACGGCGAGGCAGGTCACGAGTGA
- a CDS encoding uroporphyrinogen-III C-methyltransferase — protein MNETALPKDDVKPVLDAPVETPVETAPPAAEQRRGNGLAIVALLLGAAGVAVGGWGVWQVRHLQANTQQQLSQVQALNDQAQSLKLNEQRLSARLEQMPAAEELDARSRLVIQLQGDQQRLNQRLETVLGASRKDWRLAEAEHLLRLASLRLSALQDISSAQALVQGADEILREQNDPGSFAAREQVAKTLVALRSTEQPDRTGLFLRLGALRDQVINLTELAPEYKDRGESLLGLTADGDGASRWAQWWDQISRYIRIDFNADKNVRPLLAGQSLSQVRLALSLALEQAQWAALNGQAAVYTQALAEARDVLKGNFNPDNPQSKVMLEQVGELSKQPVTVVTPDLTATLSAVQGYLERRNVNAEDSIKPMAKPAANTLPEATP, from the coding sequence GTGAACGAAACAGCCTTGCCTAAAGATGACGTGAAGCCAGTGCTTGATGCGCCGGTTGAAACTCCGGTTGAAACTGCGCCACCTGCTGCCGAGCAGCGCCGAGGCAATGGGCTGGCAATAGTCGCGTTGCTGTTGGGCGCCGCCGGTGTGGCGGTGGGCGGTTGGGGTGTCTGGCAGGTGCGTCACCTGCAAGCCAATACGCAGCAGCAGTTGAGCCAGGTGCAGGCGTTGAACGATCAGGCGCAAAGCCTGAAGCTGAATGAGCAGCGCCTGAGTGCGCGCCTTGAGCAAATGCCAGCCGCCGAAGAACTGGACGCTCGAAGCCGTCTGGTGATTCAACTGCAAGGCGATCAGCAACGTTTGAATCAACGTCTGGAAACCGTCCTCGGCGCGAGCCGCAAGGACTGGCGTCTAGCCGAGGCCGAACACTTGCTGCGCCTGGCCAGCCTGCGACTTTCGGCGTTGCAGGACATCAGCAGCGCTCAGGCCCTGGTGCAGGGCGCCGACGAAATTCTTCGTGAACAGAACGACCCGGGTTCCTTTGCCGCTCGCGAGCAAGTGGCGAAAACCCTGGTCGCCTTGCGCAGCACCGAACAGCCGGATCGCACTGGCCTTTTCCTGCGCCTGGGGGCGCTGCGCGATCAAGTCATCAACCTCACCGAGCTCGCACCCGAGTACAAGGACCGCGGCGAATCCCTGCTGGGCCTGACCGCCGATGGCGACGGCGCCAGTCGCTGGGCGCAGTGGTGGGATCAGATCTCGCGTTACATCCGCATCGATTTCAACGCTGACAAAAATGTACGTCCATTGCTGGCAGGGCAAAGCCTGAGCCAGGTGCGTCTGGCCCTGAGCCTGGCGCTGGAGCAGGCGCAGTGGGCGGCACTCAACGGTCAGGCTGCGGTTTACACCCAGGCGTTGGCCGAAGCGCGGGACGTGCTCAAAGGCAACTTCAATCCGGACAACCCGCAGAGCAAAGTGATGCTCGAGCAGGTTGGCGAACTGAGCAAGCAGCCGGTTACCGTGGTCACGCCGGATCTGACCGCCACGCTGAGCGCGGTTCAGGGCTATCTCGAGCGACGTAATGTCAACGCCGAGGATTCGATCAAACCCATGGCCAAGCCTGCCGCAAACACTCTGCCGGAGGCCACGCCATGA
- a CDS encoding uroporphyrinogen-III synthase, whose amino-acid sequence MTGWRLLLTRPADESAALSEILAEAGIFSSSLPLLEIEPIPASDTMREVIQHLDRYCAVIVVSKPAARIAVELVSQYWPQPPRQKWFSVGAATARILDDHGLDVSFPAEGDDSEALLELASLREAVAPPDPRVLIMRGEGGRELLAERLRELGASVEYLELYRRDLPQYPPAVLPERIKAERLNGLVVSSGQGFEHLHRLAGAAWPQLARLPLFVPSPRVAELARAAGAQTVVDCRGASAAALLTALREHPEPVL is encoded by the coding sequence GTGACGGGCTGGCGCCTGCTGCTGACGCGTCCCGCGGATGAGTCGGCGGCGCTGAGCGAAATTTTGGCCGAAGCGGGGATTTTCAGCAGCAGTTTGCCGCTTTTGGAAATTGAACCGATTCCTGCCTCTGACACAATGCGCGAGGTGATTCAGCATCTGGATCGGTACTGCGCGGTAATCGTGGTCAGCAAGCCGGCCGCCAGAATCGCGGTGGAGCTGGTCAGTCAATACTGGCCGCAACCACCACGCCAGAAGTGGTTCAGCGTGGGCGCCGCGACCGCACGGATTCTCGATGACCACGGATTGGACGTGAGTTTTCCGGCCGAGGGTGATGACAGCGAAGCCTTGCTGGAACTTGCGTCGTTGCGCGAGGCTGTCGCACCGCCCGATCCACGGGTATTGATCATGCGCGGAGAGGGCGGGCGCGAGTTGCTTGCTGAGCGTTTGCGCGAGCTTGGTGCTAGTGTCGAGTATCTGGAACTGTACCGCCGCGATCTGCCGCAATACCCGCCAGCAGTACTGCCAGAGCGGATCAAGGCGGAACGCTTGAACGGACTGGTGGTCAGCAGTGGACAGGGTTTTGAGCACCTGCATCGATTGGCCGGCGCTGCCTGGCCGCAATTGGCGCGGTTGCCGTTGTTTGTTCCAAGCCCCAGGGTTGCCGAGCTGGCACGTGCCGCCGGAGCCCAAACAGTTGTGGATTGTCGTGGCGCCAGTGCCGCGGCTTTGCTGACGGCGTTACGGGAGCATCCCGAACCCGTTCTCTAA